CTCGCGCGGGATCTGGTCCAGCCAGGGGGGAAGCGTCACAGGTTCGCCCTTCGCACCTCGATGAGGAACTCCTCCACCTTGTCGCGGTCGGGTGCCACAGGAAGCGCGCTGCGGGAGAGCGCCGCCTCGAAGGTGTCCATCAGCGCGGCCCGCCACCGCTGCAGCTCCTCCCACGGCACCAGCCCCTGCCGTACGGCCAGCAGCCGCTCGCGCCGCTCGCTCACGTCGACCAGCGGGCAGCCGTGCTCGACCAGGTGGATGCCGCTGAGCAGCAGCCTGATCATGTGCATGGCCTGCTTCCACTTGGGCGCGGCCGGATCCAGGCGGCGGAACTGGGCGTCGGCGTAACGGGCGAACGTGCGGTGCGCCAGCTGCGACACGAACGCCTCGCGCAGGGCGAGCAGCCGCGACCCGGTCGGCGTGGCGTGCTCGACCAGCGGCGACCACAGCGTCTCCAGCACGGTCGGGTTGGCGTCGAGGGCCAGCGAGCAGAAGCGCTCCACCTCCCACGAGAACTGCTCGGGCAGCGGTCCGTCGCGATGCGTGGGCGGCTTGTCCAGCCGCCAGAACGCCTCGGTGGGCACCACGAACACGCCCCGCCGGTCGGTGTCGGAGCCGGGGGTGTCCAGGCCGTAGGCCCGTGACCCGACGATCACCGACAGGATCAGGTCGTCGCTCACCCGCTCGCCCCCAGCCCGCTGATCGGATCGGCGGCGCCGATCCCGCGCACGTCGCCCAGCCGGCCAGCGTACAGGCGGAGACCGGTGCGGCGGCGGGCAGGTCCACGTTCAGGGGCCACCCTTGGTCGTGCGCGGCACCGGGTCGCTCCGGTAGCGTCGCCTGATATGGCCAGGCTCAAGGACGTCGTGTTCGACTGCCGTCACCCCGCCTCGCTCGCCAGGTTCTGGGCGGCGGTCCTCGACGGCTACCGCGTCGCGCCCTACGACGGCACCGAGCCCTTCGACCCCGAGGACGACCCCACGGTGCTGGTCGAGGGCGGCTCGCCGAGACTGTGGCTCCAGCTCGTCCCCGAGGGCAAGGTCGTCAAGAACCGGGTCCACCTCGACGTCCGCTGCGACGACCTCGAGGCGGAGTCGCGGCGGCTGACGGCGCTGGGCGCCCGCGTCGTCGAGTACGTCGAGGACTGGATCGTGATGGCCGACCCCGAGGGCAACGAGTTCTGCCTCCAGGGCCCCTGACGCTTGCGCGCGGCGGCCGGTCTTGATCTGATCGGGGCGTGAGCGAGCTTTTCTGGGGCGCCGCGGCGCGCGGCATCACCTGGGACGTCGAACCCCGCACCGTCTACGGCGACGGGCGCTGGTTCCCCGACGGCCGGCTCAACACCTGCTTCAACGCCCTCGACAGGCACGTCCTCGACGGCAGGGGCGAGCAGGCGGCGCTCATCTACGACAGCCCCGTCACCGGGGTGAAGCGTACGTACACCTACGCGGCGTTGCGCGACGAGGTCGCCAAGGCCGCGGGGATGCTGCGCGACCTCGGGGTCGGCAAGGGCGACACCGTGGTGATCTACATGCCGATGGTGCCCGAGGCGGTCATCGCGATGCTGGCCTGCGCCCGGCTCGGCGCGGTCCACTCCGTGGTCTTCGGCGGGTTCGCCGCGGCCGAGCTGGCCGTGCGCATCGACCACGCCAGGCCCAAGGTCGTGCTCAGCGCCTCGTGCGGCATCGAGGTCAGCAGGGTCGTGCCGTACCAGCCGCTGCTCGACGCCGCGCTGGCGCAGGCCGGCCACCGGCCCGACGCCGTGGTCGTCCTGCAGCGGCCCGAGCACCGGGCGGAGCTCGGCGAGACCGCCCTCGACTGGGCCTCCTTCGACAGCGCGCCCGCCGACTGCGTCAGCGTGGCCGCGACCGACCCGCTCTACATCCTCTACACCTCGGGCACCACCGGAGCGCCCAAGGGCGTGGTGCGCGACAACGGCGGCCACGCCGTCGCGCTGCACTGGAGCATGAGCCACGTGTACG
This window of the Nonomuraea africana genome carries:
- a CDS encoding VOC family protein, producing MARLKDVVFDCRHPASLARFWAAVLDGYRVAPYDGTEPFDPEDDPTVLVEGGSPRLWLQLVPEGKVVKNRVHLDVRCDDLEAESRRLTALGARVVEYVEDWIVMADPEGNEFCLQGP
- a CDS encoding DNA polymerase beta superfamily protein, which gives rise to MSDDLILSVIVGSRAYGLDTPGSDTDRRGVFVVPTEAFWRLDKPPTHRDGPLPEQFSWEVERFCSLALDANPTVLETLWSPLVEHATPTGSRLLALREAFVSQLAHRTFARYADAQFRRLDPAAPKWKQAMHMIRLLLSGIHLVEHGCPLVDVSERRERLLAVRQGLVPWEELQRWRAALMDTFEAALSRSALPVAPDRDKVEEFLIEVRRANL